aaaagtatcttTACTTGTAAATATCAGTGCGGCTTTTAATAGTCTGtgcctgaaccagtaataaatTAGTTACCTCGTATTACTTCGTAGGATTCTTCACGCTAAACCACCTAGGGATGTAAGGGGCGTGCCTCAATTAGACCCAAATGGATTTTTCTTTGTAAAACAATGTTCCAGTAATTGGTTTCATAATTAGAATCTATGAATTAATGTTACATAGAGGTCTGCAATTTAAGGTCTCGTATTGTCTTTGGTGAAAAGCTATTGTGGAAGAGTGACCTGTTTGTTTGTAGAGTGATTGGAACTCCGTGTCTTTGAGATCTAGTTTGTATAACGTTTGTTGGTATGGTAATGAGCTTGTCATAAGATTCTGTGAGTGCAGGATGTATATCTTCTTTGCTTAGTACTCTCATAAGTAGCCTCATTCTTTGTTGTTGTCTTCTTTGTTGTAGTGGGATCACTCCTAGTTTGTCCATAGCCTCGCTTATGCCTCTTGTACCTTTCAGGTTTGCAATAAACCTGATAGCTTGGTTCTGTACAAGCTCTAAGTCTTTGATCTCACCTTTATTGCTAGGGTGAGTTCAcgcaagctaagcaaaagtgcacaaaataaacatatccaaaataaaaataagatgaCAAAACAAATTCAAcgctgatgttgtgtgtggattcaTATTAATTATggataacataatttctccctAAACAAACGCAACgtctgaaccagtaataatcaaattagttcacaCAACCAAAGCAAAAGGACAAACTAAACATTGTCTAAATAGAATAAGATGACAAAACAAATTAACACTGATGCATTTCTAGATTCGGTTTAATAGTGTATAACGTAATTTTTTCCCAAATCCCATATGACTGTGTTGTGATGGGGTTGCGAGTAAGCTGCGTGCATTTTAATAGACTATTTGAGTAAGTTGGTTTTACGGTAATAAACTGTATCATTGAGCGCTGCAAAACAgcacaaaacaaaatatcaatGCTTTGATAAAATGTGTATACATTGATTCGACAAGAAAAGCAACTCGGAGAATAATATTTTTCGTCAAGGTCTAGCACGGGTCCATCAACGGAAAGACGTTGAAAACATGTGACCCACGGCACGGAAACGCAACTACAATTAACTACCTCGACTacacattatttttaatttgaattgTTAATAGCAATAGTTGCTGTAAATTCTTTCAATTTTATTGAACTTATATccaaaattttttgttgacTTGCGTTATTAAAATGTGTATCGTGGTAATAAAGCTAATGCGGATTTTTTCCAGTTTCATGTTTTTCCGGTTTTGCTCAATATCTCTGTCCAGAAGGCATCCGGTTTTCGTTGGCTCTGGTTGTAGTGAAACTTTTTCCTAAAATTTTGGAACTCCTCTAGCGCTATGACTAAAGTGATTGTAGCCTTTATTTTTCTGTGTGGTATTTTAAGCGGTGTATCCCTTGAAGATTCTGTTGGCTCAGAGGAAGGCTGTGGCTGCAACAAACTCAATAGAAATAATTTGAAAGAAAGGTCAACGGGAGATATTGATTTGGAAAAGGGCTCGTGTCAATCAAAAGAAGATGACCATTGCCAGCTaccaaaaaatgacaaaatggACACACAAGATGATTCTTCAAAGAAAGCTGATCACGATCGAGCATTGACATTATCCGTTTTACGGTCTAATCCAATGGTTAAGATTCCAGGTGGGACGTTTTTCATGGGAACTGACAAACCTTTCATTCCTGCGGATGGGGAATCTCCATTGCGTGAAACATTGATAGACACTTTTTATTTAGACAAAATGGAGACCAGCAATGCTGAGTTTGCCAGATTTGTTGCTGAAACGAATTACACGACGGAGGTAAGTTTTGGTGCAGTGTAAAGCCTTTACATGACATTTAAATTGTTACTTTTAATTTTCCAGGCTGCcaagaaaagttttaaaataatttttatttttccaatttgGTCTTATGTTGGCAGACCATGTGCAGTTAATAATGGTCTTGTTTTGGCTTGTAGCTGTTCCATTGTGATCCGTTGAAGAAATAACCGCGTGATCTGATTCTGACTGTTTTAGGCGGAGACGTTTGGCGACTCTTTTGTATTTGAAAGTTTAATAAGTGAAGAAACCTTAGCTGGAATTGATCAAGCGGTGAGTAATTTCTTCTGTTTTAACAGCAAATAATATTACAGTAGTTTGTAACACTTCAAAGCAACCtaattaaaatttgactttcaaaaaaattcacattacagttactggTACCAAAAGGTTctccatgtcttactctgctgtgttgtaggtgcaaaatatgtggaagtgCGATTAAAAGCTCTCAaaaaatcgaacagttaatctcaaccatcacgaaaccgcagtaggttggaatccttatatttcgatgacatactcgacgtggttattgctttgacacatgatgttatcatgggaaatgaaaagccaataaaactctcaatataaaacgtctcgcagcactagtttatgacaaacatttcgggttcTACTGgtaagcccttatcaaatatagatgctcgctactttacagtttcgtttcagtttAGTTTAATCATCTAGTTTTAATCTGATCATGGGACCCATACTTCCTAttaaatggcgcgaacaatttctgtagcatttttcgactatcacaggtgaccaacaggttcctcatgtttatcagaggatgatatgcactccttcgagctaaggttaaaaacataaactaatttttaggctaggttttgagatatcagtgctcagagtgacagcattaaaatgacaatgaaatagatgcgtaaggacaatagaaatggttttattgaatgcgtgaagtatatttgtggaaatatttcgacgaatgaggttgcatgaaagtgtaaacaagaaaccatcgtgttcaactacatttcatttgagccgttttgaagaGGGATTCCAgcctacggcgtttttgtgatggctgcaattaactgttagcattgttttaagcttttaagagcttgtaatcgcatttccacgtattttacacctacaacacagcagagtaagacatggtgaaccttgtggtactaaataactgtaatgtgaatttttttgcaagtcaacctttaaaccactgtaaattGTTAAACTTGTAGGCACTGAATTTGATTGCAAAAATAGGTAGTAAACTGTAAAATATGGGACTGTGGCACTTCTTAATAACTTTTCTACTTTTTAATAACTTGTAAATTAAAACTGCTGCAATAAAGGCTGCGAAGTGGTCATTTCAGTTATCCAACACAGGCTGGGGTATGTGAACCTTGAATCTCAACCAACTTGTGCAACAATTGGTAGTTGATGCTttgaaaataattgtttatttagGTCTTTTGGAATGGTTTTTATTTGTGAAACAGAAATGGTCTATCATACAGATAGAGCCAGAAATTTATTGTAAAtgcattatttataaaaatttaatgcTGGATAGGTTGCTGCAGCGCCATGGTGGTTGCCAGTGAAAGGTGCGGATTGGAGACATCCAGAGGGACCTGACTCGGATATTATCCCCAGGTATGGCTATTCGCTATATTCTGTTATCTTCACTATAGTTTGTTATTTGATAATGACAATTTACATTCTCGCTGAATTTTGTTACAGAATGAACCACCCAGTTGTCCACGTGTCATGGAATGATGCCAAGGCCTTTTGCGAGTGGGCGGGTAAACGACTGGCAACTGAAGCTGAGTGGGAATATGCTTGCAAAGCGGGAAAGAAGGATAAACTTTATCCATGGGGAAACAAACTTATGCCACAGGATGAACATTGGATGAATGTCTGGCAAGGCAAGTGGCCCGCATCATAAAAGATGAATAGTGTGTATTTGTTCTTCCACCATCTTTTGCATCTATTCTTGCCATGCTGGTACATAACCGCCTGCATAAATACCAGTGCCTGCATAAATTCCAGTACCTGCATAAAATGCTACACGCTTGGGCAATGATCATTTAAAATGCGCCAATCGTTGACTGCCACATATAATTGCTGCATCATTGTCACATATCCAGCTTGGccttttgttatttttacaacGCAGTCTTGAAATAGGACATTTATGCTAATGCATAACTTGTTCCTATCAAGTACAAGCTAGCTAACAATGTAGGTGATTAACATAGGTAGGGTGATCAGCATCACTCCTGCCTGTCCTGTAGTGCctttttaaatgaattttgtCAGCGATGTTTTATTACTGTCACTAATGTTTTATCTCAGGAGATTTCCCTAAGACCGATACTGGAGATGATGGCTATATTAACACATCCCCAGTCGATGAGTATCCTGAGCAAAATTCCTTTGGCCTGAAGAATATCGTAGGCAATGCATGGGAATGGACAGCGGATTGGTGGGTCACAGTCCACAGCAATGAGTACTCGGAGAACCCAGTAAGCGTTTGACTACTACACATAAAGGAGTGGTCATCATTCTTCATAGAGATCACCCAACTGTGTCACTAGCTGGTGTCATAAGAAATGTCCTATTGATCGACTTCTAATCCCTTTGATTAGTTCAAATATAAGCAGACAGACTGGCAAACAGCTATACTGTAGCAAAGAACTATACTATAGCAAACAACTATACTATAGCAAGCAACTGCTGTATACTATAGCAAACAACTATACTATAGCAAGCAACTGCTGTATACTATAGCAAACAACTGCTGTATAATATAGCAAACAACTGCTGTATAATATAGCAAACAACTGCTGTATACTATAGCAAACAACTGATGTATACTAGAGCAAACAACTGATGTATACTAGAGCAAACAACTGATGTATACTAGAGCAAACAACTGATGTATACTATAGCAAACAACTGATGTATACTATAGCAAACAACTGCTGTATACTATAGCAAACAACTATACTGTAGTGAACAACTATACCATAGTAAACAATTGCACTGTAGCAAACAACTATACCATAGTAAACAATTACACTATagcaaataattataatatagcaAACAATTATACTATAGCAAACTACTACACCATAGCAAACAGTTATACTATAGCAAACTACTATACCATAGGTAACATGCTTATTGAACTAATATCATTGCAGAAAGGACCGGAGCCAACTAACGATAAAGTTAAGAAGGGTGGATCTTATATGTGTCACAAGGTAGGTGAGGACGGAGTATTGTAAAAACTCACTTTCAGATTCAGATAGATTTGCTTCTTATAATTTTGACGTGCAAAGTTTGACTAGGTTATATCAAAATAAGAAATTAAAAGTTATGCTTGCTGTTTCAGAGTTACTGCTATAGACACCGTTGCGCTGCAAGAAGTCAAAATACTCCAGACAGCTCCTCTGGCAATGTTGGTATGAGGTGTGCTAGCGACACTCCGCCAGATTACTACAACTAGTTCatgttgtattttatatatgagCATTCCTTTACTTTTCTACACCGTTATTAAATTGTTACCGGATAATGACTTTTAGTACTTCTATGCATTTCAAATCAactttacatatacaatatctAGTAATTACATACACATATGCTGTTTCAagacaaataaattttcaacaGTGGCAATATATTTAGATGTATACGTAATCCGCAAAATTAGCATAAAGAAGATAACGACTAATCAGCACCATGCATCTATATACTATTGCAGTGCAATCTAACACATACTGTCTCAACAAATACATGGTTGGTCACTTCCAGCGGAATGAAAAACAAATTGCATAATTGATTTGCATCACTTGTGGAATGCATTATAAAAATATGAGTGCCCTTGGATCCTTTACTTGACCAGCAGAAGATAAGAGCAGCATGCATAGCATTCTTAAGTGCGGTAACAAATGCATTACAGCACTGCCAGATGTGGAAAAGCTATAAAAACCTATAAAACTATGTATCCGTTAAGTTGAAACAAGCATGAGAGTTTTGGTTAATCAAAGAAAGCTATAAATAAATGAACAAGCCCACCATAATGCTTCCTACAGTCAAGACTTGGTTGGGATTACAAGTGGAAGATTGTGTTCGGTCTCGGAGAAATTTCAAGGAAGATTatgttaaaattataaataatagaaatcatataaatgttatattagaAGCGAGCAAAAAGAGATTTTGTCTTTTTCTTCTGTATTACAGGACTCTTTGATCGCTGTTCTTTATCAAGCTGTTTTCGTTCTTTCTCATGAGTTATTCGTAACTCCTTTACGCGCTTCTTGAGTATTGTTCTGTCTTTTGAGCTGATCCCCATTTGCTAGAAAagataaataatacataataaatacatcacattgtatttattttatcacAACATTGTTGATGAAAGACATCTTTGCATCCATGACATTCGGTGCTATCCAGTTATGTAAGATGTTTCGGTTCTAGTTGAGCCTTACGCAATGCTTCTATGCCGTTAGTCCTATCTTATACATGATGGTGCCTGCAGCTAATACACTCATACTAATGCAAGCTTTAGCTTATTCGAGCATTTCTTAGTCAAACACCAACCAATATAAACTTCCAGATCCTAGTGATGGCAAAGAACTAAAAGCTCAAACACAGAATATTTGAAATTGCCTCCCCCCAACTCTGTAACTAAGCGGGTAAATGGTGAATATGAAAGAGATTACTCTGCTCAAAACTCACAGATAAAAACTTACTTTGATGCGATTACTATCAATGAGCAGGAGGCCTTTGCCATCTACATTCTGCTGCATGAAGAGGTTGACAAGATGAGGCAGTCCAATATCGAACAGCCACTGGCCAACTTGCTCGCAAGACCAGTAGAAGCACTGTAGGCCGGgagactgtaatatatacaatatacgcGTACAgtgtatttgtacaatttttgTATATGATGTATGTGTACTAAGTAGATGCAAGCGAATGTAACGCTCACCAGCGAGTAAGCAAACGGATAACTTATATCGAGCCAGCCACACACCGATTgatgattattttattaacatagcTTACTATTGAATTGGAGGTATCATCTAAGCTGGACGTAGACCCCCTCAGTTCTGGTTGACTGCTCACCGCTGATGTTAAGGATGTCTGCTCGGCATCTACGAATGAAACAGAAAATGAGCTTGTCAACGAGCAAAGACAACAATGACGACCAAGCGCATATAGTCAGTCGTCAAACATAGTTTGTTTATACGAGCTTGTCTAGATGTGTAGCCAGCCTCCTAACACTTTTTCAGAAAAAGTGAGTCTGTACGCATCAGACAAGCTTTAATGTGACACAGCAAAGAGTTGAAAGACTGCTCCTTTTCTGCCGCACCCTGCCAGTATCCAAACCACAAGagttcaaaaatatttaatgattttaCCACCATTTCTTCACCAC
Above is a window of Watersipora subatra chromosome 3, tzWatSuba1.1, whole genome shotgun sequence DNA encoding:
- the LOC137392026 gene encoding formylglycine-generating enzyme-like, giving the protein MTKVIVAFIFLCGILSGVSLEDSVGSEEGCGCNKLNRNNLKERSTGDIDLEKGSCQSKEDDHCQLPKNDKMDTQDDSSKKADHDRALTLSVLRSNPMVKIPGGTFFMGTDKPFIPADGESPLRETLIDTFYLDKMETSNAEFARFVAETNYTTEAETFGDSFVFESLISEETLAGIDQAVAAAPWWLPVKGADWRHPEGPDSDIIPRMNHPVVHVSWNDAKAFCEWAGKRLATEAEWEYACKAGKKDKLYPWGNKLMPQDEHWMNVWQGDFPKTDTGDDGYINTSPVDEYPEQNSFGLKNIVGNAWEWTADWWVTVHSNEYSENPKGPEPTNDKVKKGGSYMCHKSYCYRHRCAARSQNTPDSSSGNVGMRCASDTPPDYYN